The Paraburkholderia agricolaris genome includes the window CGGCTTGCCGCGCTACTGGTGCTGACTACCCAGCAATGGCTGCTTCGCTATGGCGCGCTGTGGTTTATTTTGCGCGAGCTTGGCTACCATCTGCCCTTGGGTTTTGTTCTGGCCGTGCAGGCGGTTGCCCTGCATGCCGCGCTGTGGACCGGCGTGCCCGCAGGCGGCGGCACCGGCGATATTGCACTCGCCGCAGCGTTCGCCAACTGGGTGCCGCGAGCGAGCATCGCCACGGCACTGGTACTGTGGCGCTTCGCGACGCTCTACTGTCCGTTGATGCTCGGTGCGGTGAGTTTCGCTGCGCTGGCAACTAGAGGGCGCAGCGCATTGCCGGCGGCAACGGAATGAAACGTCGAGATCCGGCGCTGGGAACGTGAGCGTTTCAGTGCGGACTAGTCCGGCACTTTTTTCATCCGTGCCGCAAAACTCGCCCGTGGGTGATCGTCGATACGCAGACGGAGTAACTGGAAGGTCTGCGAAATCAGCGCGAGCGGATAGACCGCCTTGAAGAGGTCCGCGATCATGCGCCACTCCGCGCGCAGGCCTTTCCAATAGCCGAGTTTCTCGGTTTTACGAGCCTGGGTGACGCGCGGCCAGTGCGTGACCGCGATCGGCAGGCGGCGTTCGATGATACGGCGGTTCATGAACACTTCGACCCCGAAACGCGGCATGCCGTGAACTTCCTGCAGAACTTCGCTCAACAGCGTTTTTCTGACAACCCGTTCGCCTGAAACAAAATCGAGGCCGATCGCGCGAAATGCGAGCAGGCTGTTCTGGCGCAGGCTCAGGCTGACTTGCGCCTTGCCTTGTAAAACGGGAAGGGCGAGCGCGCTGATGCACTCGGCCGTTAGCCCTTTCAGATCGGCGTCGAGCAGCATGAGCCACTCACCTGTGGCCGCAGCGATTCCGCTTGCCATTGCAGCGCTTTTACCGCGGTTTTCGCCGCCTCGAATCAGCCGCACGGACGGAAAGCGTTCGACTATTTCAGCGGTGCCGTCGGTCGAACCGTCGTCCACCACGATGATCTCGCCGAGCAAAGGGTGAGCCCAGGCTACGGAGAGCACCGCGCCGATGCGGGGCGCTTCGTTGTAGGCGCAGATGACGCAAGACATGCGCGGAGAATGCCTGTTTGGAGCGAGATCTGTCATGGAGAGCGGTTGAGTGGAGCGATAGTGGACGGGCAATGGTGCGGTGCAGCACAATACTGAATTTTCAGCTATAGTCGGGATACGGCTTATGCCCAGAGAGGTCCAGAATGTACGACGCCGAAATCGCCGCCACCCTCCTGAATCGTTGGGCCACACGTTCATCAACAACTGACTTCGATACCTACCTCGACCTGTTGCGTGAAGGCAATCTCAGTTTCACCTACCAATCCGGTCACGTGCGCGACGCCGGCGTTGAAGAGGGCAGCGCGTTCAATATCGAATCCCTCGTTTTCGACGACGGCTCACGCACCCTGCGCGTCGAAGCCCCTGACCGCACGCCCCGCTGGACGCGCTGGGCAGCGGTGGAACCGCTGCTGCCCGTACCCAGCGAGGCCTGAACCCGCTCGTCAAACGATCCGCGCTCCGGCGCGATAGGTTGCGCGCGGCACCGGCAGGGTGTCGAGCATCGTGACTCGAACGAAGTCCGCACGCAAACCCGCTTCGATCGCCCCGCGGTCATGCAAGCCCGCTGTACGGGCCGGTTCGGCGGAGACCGTCGCCATGGCGCGCGGCAGTGTCCAGCCGGCCTTGCTGACGAGTTCGAACACGGCCGTCATCAAGCTGGAAGGCACGTAATCCGAGGACAGAATATCGAGCAGGTCGGCTTTCGCCAGTTCGAGCGCCGACACATTGCCGGAATGCGAACCGCCGCGCACGATATTCGGCGCCCCCATGATGGTCGAAATGCCGTGCTCGCGTGCTGTCTCGGCGGCGACGCGGGTGGTCGGAAATTCCGCCAGGACGATACCTTCGGCCTTGGCCTGTTCAACGTGTTCGATCAGCGTGTCGTCATGGCTTGCCACCGGAATGCCGAGCCGGTTGCAGCGCGCGACGATCTCGCGCCGGTGCATATCGGCATAACGTTCCTGTTCGACGGTCAGTTCGGCCAGCGCGGTCGCCACGTGTTCGTCGGTCAGCTTGCCGTTACGTTCCTGAAAGCGGCGCCATTGTTCGCGGTCGTGCCATTGACGCTGGCCAGGCGTGTGATCCATCACTGAGGCGAGCCGCAGCAACGGATGCTCGCACAGCGAATCGAACACCTCGACCACGTCGGCGGTGGCGATCTCGCAGCGCAGATGCAGAAAGTGGTCGGCGCGCAGCAGCTTGCGCTCCGAGAAGCGGGTGAGGGACTCGGCGCACTGGGTTTGCAGATCGCGGCCGCGCAGTCCCACATTCGAGCGCGAACCGATTGCGAGAGCATCGAATACCGTGGTGATGCCGGCCGCCGCCACTTGCGCGTCGTGGATCACGAAGGCGGCGTCGGTATTCCATTGCACGCCCGGGCGCGGTGCCAGATGCTTTTCCAGATTGTCCGTATGCAGTTCGATCAGGCCCGGCAACAGATAATCGCCGTCCCAATCTTCCGCTTCGCGCGCCGCGGTCGTGCCACGCTCGACGTCGCGAATCACGCCGTCTTCGATGCGTATTACACCGGTAAATACTTCGTCTCGCGTCACGATGCGAGCGTTCCTGATCAACATCGACTTGCTCCGTAGTCAGTCTTGAGTATTGCACCGCAGTGCTTCGACTCAGTGTGCAACTCAGTGGTTCAGCTTATTGGTTCAGTCTGGTGGCTCAGTGTAGTGCCGCTTCGTGTCAATTAGTGCCGTAGCGGCGGCTGGAGTTCGAGGCGGCGCGTAGCGACCTTGTTGCGGGTATCTTCGTCATGAAAGATACCGACAATCGCCGCACCGCGCTCGCGTGCTTCAACGATCAGATCGGCGACCACGTCGCGGTTCTCCGCGTCGAGCGAGGCCGTGGGCTCGTCGAGCAGCAACACCGGATGACCGGCGATCAGGCCGCGGGCAATGTTCACGCGCTGTTGTTCACCGCCGGAGAAGGTCGCCGGCGCGAGCGTCCACAGACGCCTCGGCACATTCAACCTCGCCAGCAGGGCCGCGGCGCGCTCATCGGCTTCGCCTTCCGACACGCCGCGCGACAGCAGCGGTTCAGCGACCAGCGTGAGCGTCGGCACGCGCGGAATCACGCGCAGAAACTGGCTGACATAACCCACTACGCCGCGGCGCAGGCGCAGCACGTCGTGCGGCTCGGCGTCGGTAATCGAGACCGGCTGCCCGTTGTCCGCCGCTGCGTCGCGAATCGCAATGGAGCCCGTGCTGGCCAGGTAGTTGCCGTACAGGCAGCGCAGCAGCGTACTCTTGCCCGCGCCTGACGGCCCGACCAGCACGACACACTCGCCGCGCTCGACATTGAGCGACACCCCTGCGAGTGCTTCGATCTGCACGCCGCCCTGGCCATGCAGCGTGAATGTTTTGCCGATACCGACCGCGCGTATCATCAGCGCATTGTTCTCGCTGAACGCGCGTTCAGCGGCTTGCGATTGCTTGCTTGTTTCAATGGATTGCATTGTGAGCCTCAAACCGGCAGGACCGAGGAAACCAGCGTTTGCGTGTACGGATGCTGCGGATCGTCAAGCACCTGGTCCGTCAGACCCGCCTCGACCACTTCACCGCCTTGCATCACCATCAGACGGTGCGCAAGCAGGCGCGCCACGCCGATATCGTGCGTCACGATCAGTACCGACAGATGCAGCGTGGAGGTCAGCGTGCGCAGCAGATCGAGCAGGCGCGCCTGGACCGAGACGTCGAGACCGGCGGTCGGTTCGTCCATGAAGACGAGACGCGGACCGGTGACGAGATTGCGCGCGATCTGCAAGCGCTGCTGCATGCCGCCGGAAAACGCCGCCGGCAATTCGTCGATACGTGTGGCGTCGAGTTCGACGCGCTCCATCCAGCGCGTTGCCGTGTGACGGATATCGCCATAGTGGCGCGCGCCGACGGCCATCAACGGCTCGCCGATGTTCGCGCCGGCGGAGACACCGTTGCGCAGACCGTCGCGCGGATTCTGCTGCACGAAGCCCCACTCGGTGCGCATCAACAGACGCCGGCGCGGTTCGGACAAGGCGCGCAGATCGAGCTTCTCGCCATGCGTGGCCGTGTAGTGAAGCGAGCCGCTATCGGCTTCGGTTTTCAGGGCCAGCGTATTGAGCAGGGTGGTCTTGCCCGAGCCGGATTCGCCGACGATGCATAGCACTTCGCCCGGATACAGATCGAAGCTGACATTCCTGCAGCCGTTACGGCCGCCAAATTGTTTGGTGAGCGAGCGGGCGCTCAACAGCGGCGTCATGCGGTTTCTCCTTTGCGCGCTTCATATGAGGGCAACTCGAGGTCCTGATCGCCGCGGCGTTCATGGCAGTAGTCGCTATCCGAGCAAACGAACATGCGCTTGCCGGCGTCGTCGACGATCATTTCGTCGAGGAAGCTCTCCGTCGATCCGCATAGCGCGCACGCGTGCTGCCACTTCTGCACTTCGAACGGATGATCGTCGAAGTCGAGGCTGCGCACGGCGGTGTACGGCGGAATGGCGTAAATGCGCCGCTCGCGGCCGGCGCCGAACAATTGCAGCGCGGGGTTCATATGCATCTTCGGGTTGTCGAATTTCGGAATCGGCGAGGGCGAGCTCAGATAGCGGTGGTTGACCATCACCGGGTAGTCGTACGTGGTGGCGATGCTGCCGTGATGCACGATGTCCTCGTACAGCTTCACGCTGATCAACCCGTAATCGGCCAATGCGTGCAGCTTCTTGCATTCGGCGACGCGCGGCTCCAGGCGAAATAACGGTTCGGGCATCGGCACCTGATAGACCAGAATCTGCCTGTCGGTGAGCGGCGCTTCGGGAATCCGGTGACGTGTCTGGACGATCGTCGCTTCGGTTGTGCGGCGCGTGGTCGCCACGCCCGTGGTGCGAGCGAAGAAGCGGCGGATGTTGACGGCGTTGGTGGTTTCGTCGGAGCCCTGATCGATAACCTTCAGCGTATCGTTCTTGCCGATGATCGCCGCGGTGACCTGAATGCCGCCCGTGCCCCAGCCATATGGCAAGGGCATTTCCCGCGAACCGAACGGCACCTGGTAGCCCGGCACCGCAACCGCCTTGAGCAACGCGCGGCGCAGCATGCGCTTGGTCTGCTCGTCGAGGTAGGCGAAGTTGTAGCCGTCCGCGGCGCTGTCGTACGAAGCGGTGGTGAGGGAGGTGTCTGGCGCGTTCATGCGGCTTGCTCCTGCTGATCCTTGCCTTGCTCGTTATCCTGACTTTTATCCTCTGCGCCATGCTTTGCACGCAAGCGTCTGACGAGTTCGAGTTCGGACTGGAAGTCGACGTAGTGAGGTAACTTCAGATGCTGAACGAAGCCGGACGCTTCGACGTTATCGCTGTGCGAGAGCATGAACTCGATGTCCTGCGTCGGCGAGGCGAGCGTTTCACCGAGCTCTTCAGCGCGCAACGCGCGATCCACCAATGCCATTGCCATCGCTTTGCGTTCCGAGTGTCCGAACGCGAGGCCATAACCTTGCGTGAAGGTGGGCGGCACCGCGCTGCTGCCGGCGAACTGGTTGATCATCTGGCATTCGGTGACATCGATATCGCCGATCTCGACCGTCTCACCCAACTCGTCGAGTTCCATTTCGACAGCGATCGTGCCGAAGCGGATCTCACCGGCAAACGGATGCGAGTGCGCGTAGCCGCGTTGCGTGGCGTAGCCCATGGCGAGCAGGAAACCTTCGTCGCCGCGTGCGAGATTCTGCAGGCGCGTGGAGCGGTTCGCGGGAAAGGCAAGCGGTTCGCGCGAGAGGTCGCCGGGTTCCGGCGCGTGCGGCGTGGGGCGTTCCTGTTCGATCAGGCCTTCCTTGTCGAGCAGCGTGACCACGCGCGGCATGGCTTCCGCTGCGCACGGAGTGGTCTGTTGGGAAGCGCGCGTTGCATCGGTTCCGGCATCGCCTTCGGCGAGCAACGCGAAATCCAGCAGACGTTGCGTGTAATCGTAAGTCGCGCCGAGCACCTGGCCGCCGGGCACGTCCTTGAAGGTTGCCGAAATGCGGCGCGCCACCTGCATGGCTTCCGTGTCGATCGCTTTCGTGTAGCCGAAACGCGGCAACGTGGTGCGATACGCCCGCAGCAGAAAGATCGCCTCGACCAGGTCGCCCGCGGCCTGTTTGATCGCGAGTGCGGCGAGTTCTTCGTCGTAGACCGAGCCTTCGGTCATCACCCGCGCGACGGCGAGGCGCAATTGCTCGCGAATCTGTGCGACGCTGAGTTCGGCCAGCCGCGTATCGCCGCGACGTGCCTCGTCGAGCAGACGCCACGACGCTTCGATCGCGCGTTCTCCACCCTTGACGGCAACGTACATTAGTTCACCTTCGCTTGAGTTGTGCGCGGCAGGCCGATCAGCGTGCTGCCGCAGACGAGATAACAATCGACGCCGCACGGAAAAAGCGGCCCGAGGGCGGCGCGTTCGCGCCAGAAATGCTCCGGCAATCCGGCCGGCGCGATCGTTGCGGTATGCTGAATGCCAGGGCCGCTTAGCACGACCGGCGTGCCGCCCGTCAGGGCTTCGACACGGATCAGCAAGGTCACCGATTGCTCAGGCGATTCCGCTGCGCCGAGAGGAAAACTTTCCAGCGCCGGCATTGCGCTTGCGTCGTGAATATAGGCAAAGGCAGCCAGTCCCGGTTGGTCGACGAGCGGCGCGCCGGTGTGAAACCGCAGTGCCGATGCCAGCGCCGTATCGGCTTGGGCGAGCCACACGGGCGTGGCGTAATCGCACAGCGTCAGCAGCGCGGCGAATGCGGCGAGCGCGGCCGGCGTCTCCCGCACTTCCGGCAAGCCCTTTTCGACGACACCCACCGTGCCGGGACGCGACAGCGCGTCGAGCAGGATGCGAAATACCGCCTGGGTGTCGTGAACCGGATCGGCGAAGCCGGGCGTCAATGTGGCCAATGAAGTCGGCAATGCATTCTGCGAGTTTTCCATCAGTCGCCTCTGACCATGGTGAAGAATTCGACGCGTGTCGCCGCAACATCCTGGCGGCGCTCTGCGCGTTCGGCGGCCTGCTGCGCGGCAAATGGTTCGATCAATTGCTGATGCAAGGCTGCGTGATGCTCGGGCATTTGCAGCAGTGCATCCGCTAACGCAGCCAGTTCGGCGCGGCGGCGGTCGCGGCCCAGATGACAGGCCACTCCGACGGCCGCGGCAGCTTCACCCGTGGCACGCAAACGCAACGTGGCGCGCGTGACGGTGGCTTCGCCGAGATTGAACGGGTCGCCGCTGCCGCCGACGCGGCCGCGCACCATCGCGAGGCCGATTTCGGGTGGCCGCAGCCAGTCATAAGCGGGGGGCGGGACGCCTTGCAGCGCGCGATCCAGTGCGACTTCGAGATCGGCGCGGGGCGTGCGGGCCAGTACGGCCATCCATGCACGCCGCAGGGCGGAGGAAGGCGAGGCGAGAGTGGCACTCATCGAATTTCCTGTTGATCCAGCGAGTGGACATTTGAGCATCTATTCGTCTAAACGTCTAGACGTTTAAGCGTATGCTTGCACGGCGCTGTAGCGCATATGCAGCGATTCATATTTCCATCACGGCTTGCGCACTACAATGCATGGCATAGCGAATATTTGAACTCAAGGGAATGACAGCACCATGACATCGAACGACAACGCGACGCCGGGCACACTGCTCGAACGCGGCGCGGGCGTTGCCGTCTGGCGGCAGATCGAGCAGATTCTGGCGGCGGAAATCGCCGCCAGCGGCTTTGGCGAAGAAGGCCGTTTGCCGAGCGAGGGCGAACTGGCCAAACGCTTCGACGTGAACCGGCATACCGTGCGCCGCGCCATGCTCGGCCTGGCGGCGTTGGGTCTCGTCAGCGTCGAGCAGGGCCGTGGCACGTTCGTGCAACCCGGTGCGATCGACTATACGATTGGCCGGCGCACGCGGTTTACAGAAAACTTGCGGCAACAGAATCACGCGGCGGCGGGCACGATGTTGTCGGCCGCGCGCGTGAAGGCCGAGCCGAACGTCGCGAAGGCGCTGAGCCTGCGAGCGGGCGCGTCGGTCTACCGGATCGAGTCGTTGCACGAATCGGATGGCGTGCCGCTCACCTTCGCGCGCAACTGGTACCCGGCCGCGCGTTTTCCGGATTTGCCGGAAGTGCTGGAGCGCACCGGCGGCGTGACGAAGTCGATGGCGGAATTCGGCGTGACCGACTATCTGCGCAAGTGGAGCCGTATCGGCAGTGTGTTGCCTGAGCCGGAAGTGGCGCGGCGTTTGAATATCAACCGGCAGCAGCCGGTGTTGTGGGTCGAGAATGTCGACGTCGATCTGGAAGGCACACCGGTCAAATATGGCTTTACGCATTTTGCGGCGGACCGTGTGCAGTTGCTGGTGGAGCACGACCTGTGAGCGGCGCGGTGTGGGGCGCCGAGGTGCGTTTCGCCGTGTATTACGCACCTTCGCGCGAGTCGGCGTGGTGGCAGGCGGGGTCGGCGTGGCTCGCGCGCGACGCGGAAAGCGGCGAACCATGCATCTCGCCGCAACCGGAAGCGTTGGCGCGTCCGCTGGCCGATCTCACCGAAGCGCCGCGTCGTTATGGCTGGCACGGTACCCTGGTTGCGCCGTTTCATCTTGCAGAAGGCGTGACCCAGCAGAATCTGCTCGACGCAGCGCGCGAATGGGCCGGCGCTCAAAGCCGATTCGCTCTGCCTGTCGAAGCCGCGACGCTTGGCGATTTCGTCGCGCTACGTCCCGCCGATCCGGACGGCGAAGCGAACATGCGCCGGCTTGCGTCGAGCGCGCTGCAAACGCTCGATGCACTGCGCGCCAGGCCGTCCGCCAGCGCGCTCGCTCGCCGTCTCGCCGCACCGCTGAGCGAACGGCAGCGTGCATTGCTGATCGAATGGGGCTATCCGTACGTATTCGACGAATTCCGTTTTCACATGACACTATCGAGTTCGCTCGCCGATGCCGCTGAACGCGCGGCGCTGGTTGCATGGTGGCAGGCGCGAACAGCCGCGCTCGGGCCGCTCGCAATCGATCACGCAGCGCTCTTTGTCGAACCCGCGCCCGGCGAGCCGTTTGTTTTGTGGCAGCGCGTGCCGTTCCAGACCCGTGAGGCGAAATAACCATGGCAGGTCGTTTGATCTATGTAATGGGGCCGTCCGGTGCGGGTAAGGATTCGTTGCTGAATTTTGCGCGCAGCCGCCTGATGGGCGAGCCGATTCTGTTTGCGCATCGCTACATCACGCGGCCGAGCGGTAACGGTGAAGCGCATGTCGCATTAAGCGTAGAAGAGTTCGCGGCGCGCTCGGTACTCGGTCTGTTCGCGCTCGAATGGTCGAGCCATTCGCTGCGCTACGGCATCGGCATCGAAGTCGATGCATGGCTTGCGCGTGGTTGCACGGTCGTCGTTAATGGCTCGCGTCAGCATTTGCAGCATACGTTGGCGCGCTATCCGTACGCGGAAGTCGTGCATGTGAACGCAGCGCCCCATATTCTCGAGGCGCGGCTCGGCGCGCGGGCGCGGGAATCGGCGGAACAGGTCGCGTCGAGACTCGCACGCCGGGCGCCGTTTTCGCTGCCGGCGGGAATCCGGTGCACGACGATCGATAACTCCGGGGCGCTGGAAGATGCGGGGCACGCGCTGATTGCTTTTTTGCAGGCGCAGACAGACGTTGGCGATGTTCGCGATGTGACCAACGTTCTCAACGCCCGATAAGCGGAGGCTACCCGGCGGCAGCCATCCGCTCCCGGGTTGCTTCCTGCAGGCACGACACAAACTGCAGCACCGCCGGCGTGGGCAGCAGATCACGCCGCGAGATGATGCTGAGATCGTAGTTCGGCAGCGCTTCTTCGATCTGCGCGACGCGGATACCGAGCGGTGCGACCATTTGTGCAAGCGGCCGCGTAAAGCAGCCGATCACATCCGTTTGCGATACCAGCCCGAGCGTCACCGCGAATGACGACGGCGCCCGTACCAGCCGCTTCGGCACGGGCAAGCCGTGTGCGCTGAACATCGCCATCATCACGCTATGCGGAAAGTGATCCGCGCCCACCGTCACGATCCACTCCGCGTCGAGCAGTTCATGGAGGCGCGTGACGTTCGCGAGCGGATGCCCGGCGCGCATCGCGATGACGAACTGGGTCGAGTAGAGCGGCGCCTGTACCAGATCGCTGTCGAGTGCCTGCACGTGATGAATCGCCGCGATATCGAGCGAGCCGTTACGCAATTGCGCGACGGCATCCGGGATCGTGACTTCTTCCAGATGCAGACTGACCAGCGGCATGGCGCGGCGAAACTTCGATACCGCATGCGGCAACGCAGTCAGCGCGATCGACGGCATCGTACCCACGCTCACCTTGCCGGCCAGTTCTCCCTTCACCTGCTCGACCGCTTCGGCAGCGCGGCGCATATCGCCCAGCAACTGTTCGGCACGCGGCAACAGCGCAAGCCCGCAGGCGGTCAACTCGATGCCGCGCACACTGCGCATCATCAACTCGGCATTCAGCGCGCTCTCCAGCTCGCGGATCGTATGCGTGACGGCCGGTTGCGTCACGCCGAGTTCGCGCGCGGCGGCGCGCAGGCTGCGATGATGGGCGGCGGCGACGAACGCTTGCAGCTGCTGCAGTTTCATGCGGGTAATCCCGTATATAAAGCTTGTTAATCAGGGTGAAAAAAACAGCATCTTATTCGAACAAAACGGCATGGCTATAGTGCTTGCCTGTTTGCCGCGTGATGCGGCTTGAATTCCCATGGAGCGATAGATGAGCGAAGCCACGCGTTTTACCGAAGTGTCCGACCTGGTGCCTGCCGCCGAAAGCCTGCGCGAGATCCGCCATCACATTCATCACCGCCCGGAACTGGCCTACGAGGAAGTGCAAACCGCCGCGCTGGTGGCCGAGAAACTCGAGCAGTGGGGCTGGCAGGTCACGCGCGGCGTCGGCCAAACCGGTGTGGTGGGCACACTGAAACTGGGCACGGGCACGCGCAGTATCGGCATTCGCGCCGACATGGACGCGCTGCCGATCATCGAACAGACCGGTCTGCCGTATGCGAGCGGCACGCACGGCAAGATGCACGCGTGCGGCCACGACGGCCACACGACCATGCTGCTCGGCGCCGCCCAGCACCTTGCCGCCACCCGCAATTTCTCGGGCACCGTGCATCTGTATTTCCAGCCGGCCGAGGAAAGCGGCATCGACAGCGGTGCGATGAAGATGATCAACGACGGCCTGTTCGAGCGCTTCCCGTGCGACGCCGTGTTCGGTCTGCACAATCATCCGGGCGAGGAGCCGGGCGTGATGCTGTTCCGCAAGGGGCCGTTCATGTCGGCGGGCGACAAGGCGATCATCACGATCGAGGGCGTGGGCGGTCATGCCGCGCGTCCGCATCTGACGGTCGATCCGGTGGTGGTCGCGGCGAGCATCGTGATGGCCTTGCAGACGATCGTCGCGCGTAACGTCGACCCGTCGCAGCCGGCGGTGGTGACAGTCGGCTCGATGCATGCGGGCACCGCGAACAACGTGATTTCCAGCAGCGCGAAGCTGGAATTGAGCGTGCGTTCCTTCAGCCCTGAAGTACGTACCTTGCTGAAAAAGCGCATTACCGAACTCGCCGGGAGCCAGGCTGCGAGCTATGGTGGCAAGGCGGTGGTGGAGTACATCGAAGGTTATCCGGTGGTGGTCAATTCGGATGCCGAAACGGATTTCGCGGTGCAGGTGGCGCGCGAACTGGTCGGCGACGACAAGGTGGTCGAGCAGACCGACATCCTGATGGGCAGCGAGGATTTCGCCTTCATGCTGCAAAAGCGGCCCGGTACGTTCCTGCGGATCGGCAACGGTGCGGGCGAAGACGGCTGCATGGTGCACAACCCCCATTACGACTTCAACGATCGCAATCTGCCGGTCGGCGCGGCTTTCTGGACGCGGCTGGTGGAGCGGTATCTGGGGCAATGAGGGGGTTGGGGCGCCGCTGAAGCATCCCCGGCGCTCACAGCAAACCGATGAGCGGGCATGGAGTTCGCACCGCCGGACACACAAGCATAACAACGAGGAAGACCTGCGATGAACGCTGCAACGGATCGAAGCCGCGCTGTGGACACCCCCCGAAGCACCAGCCGCGGCGCGATCGCCGCAGCGGTGATCGGCAACTGGCTCGAGTTTTTCGACTTCACCGTGTACGGCTTTTTTGCCGTGATCATCGGTAAGCTGTTTTTTCCGTCGGCGGATCCCACGACTTCGCTGCTGTTATCTGTGGCGACGTTCGCGGCGGGTTTCATCACACGGCCGCTCGGCAGCGTGATGCTCGGCGTCTATGCGGACCGTAAAGGCCGCAAGGCGGCGCTCAATCTGACCATCATGCTGATGGCGGCCAGCACCGGGGCGATCGCGATTGCGCCGACCTATGCGCAGATCGGTCTCGCCGCGCCGCTGCTGATCGTGCTGGCGCGTCTCGTGCAAGGCTTCTCCCAGGGCGGCGAGTTCGGCGCGGCAACTTCGACTTTGCTGGAGCAGGGCGGCGGGACCCGGCGCGGTTTTCGCGCCAGCTGGCAACTGGCGACGCAAGGCGGCGCGGCGCTGATGGGGTCGGGCATCGCGGCGGCGCTGTCGGGCGCTTTGCCGAAAGAATCGCTGGAAAGCTGGGGCTGGCGCATTCCGTTTCTGATCGGCGTGCTGATCGCGCCGGTCGGCATCTACCTGCGCCGCCGTCTCGCGGACGATCCGGTCGGCGCGCACGG containing:
- a CDS encoding DUF1045 domain-containing protein, with protein sequence MSGAVWGAEVRFAVYYAPSRESAWWQAGSAWLARDAESGEPCISPQPEALARPLADLTEAPRRYGWHGTLVAPFHLAEGVTQQNLLDAAREWAGAQSRFALPVEAATLGDFVALRPADPDGEANMRRLASSALQTLDALRARPSASALARRLAAPLSERQRALLIEWGYPYVFDEFRFHMTLSSSLADAAERAALVAWWQARTAALGPLAIDHAALFVEPAPGEPFVLWQRVPFQTREAK
- the phnN gene encoding phosphonate metabolism protein/1,5-bisphosphokinase (PRPP-forming) PhnN: MAGRLIYVMGPSGAGKDSLLNFARSRLMGEPILFAHRYITRPSGNGEAHVALSVEEFAARSVLGLFALEWSSHSLRYGIGIEVDAWLARGCTVVVNGSRQHLQHTLARYPYAEVVHVNAAPHILEARLGARARESAEQVASRLARRAPFSLPAGIRCTTIDNSGALEDAGHALIAFLQAQTDVGDVRDVTNVLNAR
- a CDS encoding LysR family transcriptional regulator — protein: MKLQQLQAFVAAAHHRSLRAAARELGVTQPAVTHTIRELESALNAELMMRSVRGIELTACGLALLPRAEQLLGDMRRAAEAVEQVKGELAGKVSVGTMPSIALTALPHAVSKFRRAMPLVSLHLEEVTIPDAVAQLRNGSLDIAAIHHVQALDSDLVQAPLYSTQFVIAMRAGHPLANVTRLHELLDAEWIVTVGADHFPHSVMMAMFSAHGLPVPKRLVRAPSSFAVTLGLVSQTDVIGCFTRPLAQMVAPLGIRVAQIEEALPNYDLSIISRRDLLPTPAVLQFVSCLQEATRERMAAAG
- a CDS encoding M20 aminoacylase family protein, which gives rise to MSEATRFTEVSDLVPAAESLREIRHHIHHRPELAYEEVQTAALVAEKLEQWGWQVTRGVGQTGVVGTLKLGTGTRSIGIRADMDALPIIEQTGLPYASGTHGKMHACGHDGHTTMLLGAAQHLAATRNFSGTVHLYFQPAEESGIDSGAMKMINDGLFERFPCDAVFGLHNHPGEEPGVMLFRKGPFMSAGDKAIITIEGVGGHAARPHLTVDPVVVAASIVMALQTIVARNVDPSQPAVVTVGSMHAGTANNVISSSAKLELSVRSFSPEVRTLLKKRITELAGSQAASYGGKAVVEYIEGYPVVVNSDAETDFAVQVARELVGDDKVVEQTDILMGSEDFAFMLQKRPGTFLRIGNGAGEDGCMVHNPHYDFNDRNLPVGAAFWTRLVERYLGQ
- a CDS encoding MFS transporter, giving the protein MNAATDRSRAVDTPRSTSRGAIAAAVIGNWLEFFDFTVYGFFAVIIGKLFFPSADPTTSLLLSVATFAAGFITRPLGSVMLGVYADRKGRKAALNLTIMLMAASTGAIAIAPTYAQIGLAAPLLIVLARLVQGFSQGGEFGAATSTLLEQGGGTRRGFRASWQLATQGGAALMGSGIAAALSGALPKESLESWGWRIPFLIGVLIAPVGIYLRRRLADDPVGAHGHAIERGVLHELFTEHLRPLLLITLTVMGGTVSTYILTFYMPTYAIHTLGLPMSLSMLVGVASGLVMLITCPLFGMLSDRIGSRKRPILFGRGVLVLLLFPSFMLINRFPQLPVIMSTTALMLLFYSMGSASEFALMCESFPRRVRATGISIAYALSVCVFGGTAQLVATWLIKLTGSKLAPAAYVAGCVIVSLIAVSMLKETADKPID